The following nucleotide sequence is from Acetivibrio cellulolyticus CD2.
AATTGAATTAAAAAATTCAGATTCTTATAAAATGATTTCAGAAATGCTGAATTCTTGTGATACTCCATTTATAGGTATTACCAGGAATAAAGCCTTAAGTATTATTGAAGATATAGATATCCTTTTTATTAATTATTCCAATCTGACTGATTTAGTACATAGTATTGAAGCATTAAGTGAAAACCAGCACATTTTTAACAGTAACATGGAAAAAATAAAAGCTCTAATTGAGGGTGATTCTTTGACAATTACATCTAAAGCTGTTCCTGTCGAAGAACGCGGATTATTCGAAAATACATGTAATGAAATAAAAATAACACCGGAAAAAATGTTTGAGCACCTGGAATTTTCATTCAAAAATATTTGCAACAATATAAAAATAATTGTCGATGCTGTAAGAAAAGCAGAAATTTTAAGCAATAAAACTAATGAACGCTACAAATCTCTTGAAAATAGAGCCAATATATTAAATTACCCAATATCGAAATTTGATTTCGATGGATTAATCCTCGAATTGAAAACGAACCCTTTAGATATACAAGCTGTAACAGATAAAATCAACCTGCTGTTTAGCAAATTTGAACTTGAATTATCTGATGCTTCGGATGAATATAATTATCTTGACTTGTTATTTAACAGTGTAGACAGTAAAATAAAAGAACTAAACAATTTAACCTCAAAATCAAGACAAATAACTGGTGAAAATCTTGGGCAATTAGCCCTTAGCAAAACCTTGATAAAACCCTTAGACAATTCCCGTATGGAATTTATAAATGCCTGGGTTTATGATTTAAAAAAATATTTTAAGCTTGGCAAATACAAACCTGTAAAAATCGGGCTTACAAAGTTAAATGAAGAATGTATATTGCTTTTGGGCAGTGAAAAGCGGATTTTTGATGATAATATAAGGGTGCTAAAAGGATGATAATTATATGATTAAATGTAAATTTAAAAATTGCTACGGTACAGTAATTGACGGGTTTTGTGATGAATGTGGAAGACCACAGTCGGATGAAGACAAAGTAATTAAGTTATCGGATGACAATCAAAACAATTCGCAAGTTTTTGCTTCTTCAAAGCCTTTAGTACCGGCATATACAAGAAAAATAAATCGCTCTATAGATAAAAATAATCCTCTCGGCTTAGGCTTAGTTAACATTTCTCCGCCCGAGCCTATAAGACCGTTGAGTTTGTTGATGAAAATGCCCTACTTACAGGAAAACAAGATATTTTGTCCCTGGTGTAAACATAAGATAACTGAAGCTTCTGGAACTTGCAAGACTTGTGGCAAATTATACGATTGTATGCCTTCATTAAAAACTGGCGATATTATTTTTGACAGATACGAAATCAAAGGCCCTGTAGCACTCGGTGGAATGGACTGGATATACTTAGCCTTTGATAAAATCCTTGAAAGATGGGTTATTATTAAAGGGCTGATTAATAAGTATGATGATAGTTCCGTAGAAATAGCCCGCAATGAGCGTATTGTTTTAGGTGCAACAAACCATCCGAATATAGTAGAAATCTATGACTTCATAAATTATAATAATGAAGGTTTTATCGTAATGGAGTTTTGCGGTGGAAAAAGTATAGGCACAATGCTAAAAGAAAATACTACAATTCCGGTCAAAGAAGCTATCTGCTATATAATAAGAATACTTCCCGCTTTTTCATATCTGCATTCAAGAGGTTTTGTATATTGTGATTTTAAACCTGATAATTGTATGGTTGAAGAGGATGTCAAGCTGGTTGATTTGGGAGGAGTAAGAAAAGTAGATGATAAGAATGCTGCAATATACGGAACCAGAGGCTTTATGGCTCCCGAAGCAGATCAACACCCTATTGAAGTTTCTGACTTATATTCGGTTGGAAGAACTCTTGCAGTTATGATTATGAAATTTGACTATCAAAAAAAATACGAATACTCATTGCCTGAACCAAAAGAGCAACAGATACTATCAGAAAATAAGTCTTTGTATAAGTTCTTACTAAAAGCTACTAATAATGATCCAAATCTAAGATATCAAACAGCTGATGAAATGATTTCACAATTGAAAGGTATCTTAAGAGAAATCGTTTCATTAGAAAGTTATCCAAGGTATAGTAAAAGTGATTTCTTTACATATGATAAACTTATAGACGCTGATGAAACTGAAGGGATTGAAAAATTTAATGCAAAATATATCCCCTCGGTAAAAATTGATCTAAATGACAGCTCTGCTAAATTAATTACCGACATTTACAGTAACATTCCTGAAAACGACCCTCATTTGAGGCTTAAATCAATTATGAGCAGTCAGAAAGCCGATTCAGTTTCTGAATTACATCTTGAAAAGATGACCTTTGAGTTATTATTTAGGATATGTGAACTAAATATTGAAATTGGAAATCTTGATTTGGCTGAATCGCAAATTAAAGTTTTATCACATATTGATAAATATAATTGGAAAGTCAACTGGGTTCTCGGATTATTTTATATCAAAAATAATGACTTTAAATCCGCAATAGTTGAGTTTGAAAAAGTGGATAATGAGATCCCGGGTGAACTTGCTCCAAAGCTTGTTTTGGGTTATTGCTATGAAACAGAGCGGTACTTTCATTTGGCAAAGTCCTATTACGAGCATGTAGCAAAAGTTGATCCCAATTATACGACAGCATGTTTTGGTGCAGCACGCTGCGCAATAAGAGAAGGCCTCCAAAAGCTTGCAATTGAGTTGCTTGAATTGGTACCTAACAGCCATAGCATGTCAACTCTTGCAAATATATCGATTATAAAAGTATTAATGTTGGATAAATCTAATATTGACCTTGATTCAATAAAAACAGCTCAAAAATGTTTTGATAATATCTTGGTCGAAAATGGATTGGTACATCTGGTAAAAGCCCAGTTTTTATCCGAAGTATTAGAACTTTTTAGAAATAACAAAATAAAAGAAAATCCTGGCTTTGTAATTGCAGGATATCGATTAACTCTTGATAATATTAGAAAATGTGCTGAATACGAATATATGAAAGCTTCGGAATATGAAACTGATAAAGAAGAAAAACGTGTCTTAATCAGTCTTGCTAAAAAGTGCAATAATCATTTTTTGGGTGGTCTTTTTTAATGGATTATGTTATTGTGGTGTTGATACTATTATAAAGACTAGATTTTATTTCCAAAAACGCAACTGAAAAGGTAGGTGCATTAAGATGTTGAATAATAATATTATTAAATTACTATTAATTTTTGTAATGGTATTAAATTTAACTGCATGTAATAACGGAAAAAATTTAGGTAATAAGACTAAATCTAGTTCTGTTGAAATATGTGAGCAAACGGGAAAATTTCTGGTTTGTTTATCAATTGATGGATTATTGCAATGTTTGGATATTAGTAATCAAACCGTTTTGTGGAATCAAAAATTCTCGATTTATGGTAAGAATACTTCAAGTCATATTTGTGAAGATAAGTTGATTTTCGCAGTCGGGAATGAATTGATACATATAGACTTAAAAACTGGTAAAAAACTATGGAAATCGAGATTGGACGGTAGTATTAGTTGGATATTTGCGGATGATAATGAAAAATATATAGTAGTCAGTACAGAAAATGATTTGATTTGTTGTTTCGACAAAGAGAGTAATAAAAAATTGTGGTCAAAAAAGTATCGTAACGCAGCACTTTTAGAACCTGTTACATCAGGAGATTCTCTCATTTTCCAATGGCGTTTTAATGGTTCTAAGTATGTTCAGGGGGCAATTGAGCACAAGATTTACTCTGTAGATATTACCAATGGTAAT
It contains:
- a CDS encoding serine/threonine-protein kinase translates to MIKCKFKNCYGTVIDGFCDECGRPQSDEDKVIKLSDDNQNNSQVFASSKPLVPAYTRKINRSIDKNNPLGLGLVNISPPEPIRPLSLLMKMPYLQENKIFCPWCKHKITEASGTCKTCGKLYDCMPSLKTGDIIFDRYEIKGPVALGGMDWIYLAFDKILERWVIIKGLINKYDDSSVEIARNERIVLGATNHPNIVEIYDFINYNNEGFIVMEFCGGKSIGTMLKENTTIPVKEAICYIIRILPAFSYLHSRGFVYCDFKPDNCMVEEDVKLVDLGGVRKVDDKNAAIYGTRGFMAPEADQHPIEVSDLYSVGRTLAVMIMKFDYQKKYEYSLPEPKEQQILSENKSLYKFLLKATNNDPNLRYQTADEMISQLKGILREIVSLESYPRYSKSDFFTYDKLIDADETEGIEKFNAKYIPSVKIDLNDSSAKLITDIYSNIPENDPHLRLKSIMSSQKADSVSELHLEKMTFELLFRICELNIEIGNLDLAESQIKVLSHIDKYNWKVNWVLGLFYIKNNDFKSAIVEFEKVDNEIPGELAPKLVLGYCYETERYFHLAKSYYEHVAKVDPNYTTACFGAARCAIREGLQKLAIELLELVPNSHSMSTLANISIIKVLMLDKSNIDLDSIKTAQKCFDNILVENGLVHLVKAQFLSEVLELFRNNKIKENPGFVIAGYRLTLDNIRKCAEYEYMKASEYETDKEEKRVLISLAKKCNNHFLGGLF